Part of the Streptomyces sp. RFCAC02 genome is shown below.
GCCACCGCGCCGCCCGCCGCCGGCGGCTTCGACATCGACGGCGCCGGCACCCGCCACCCCATCGCGACGGGACGGCTCCCGTACGGCGTCGCCGTCGCCTGGGTCGTCCTGCTCAGCGGCACGGCCCTCACCCTCGCCGCCCGCATCGACGCCGTGTGCGCCGTCCTGTTCCTCGCCGCCGCCCTCCTGGAGGCCGGCTACTGCGCCCTGGCCCGCGTCACCCCGTACAAGACGCTGCTCAGCGGCCTCATGGTGGCCGTCGGCGCCGCGGCCGGCTGGTTCGTCGTCACGCGGCAGCCGGACTGGCCGCTGCTCGTCCTGTTCTGCGTGTGGATGGCGGCCTGGGAGATCGGCGGGCGGAACGTGCCCAACGACTGGGCCGACGTGGACGACGACCGGCCCCTCGGCATCCGGACGGTGCCCGTCGTGCACGGTCCGCGCGCCGCCGGCGCGGTCGTCGTGGTCTGCCTGACCGTCACCAGCGGGGCCGGGGTCGCCCTGTTCGCCGCCTGCGCGCCCGCGATCGGCCCCGCCGCACCGGCCGGCGCCGCCGTCGCCGGGGCCTGGGCGCTGCTGTGGCCGGCCACGCGCCTGCTGCGCGCGCCGGGACCCGACACCGCGCTCGCCCTGTTCAACCGGGCCAGCCTCTACCCGGCGCTCGTCCTGTTCTGCGCGCTCGTGGGCGCGCTCACCGGCGGCCGGGCCGCATGACGGACCGCAGCACGGACCATGCGACGGAGGAACCGTTCGCCGCCCTGCCACGCGGCGGCCCCCGTGCCTCCCGCCTCGACCGCCGCTACGAGACCGACCGGCCGGAACACCTCGACGGCACCGAACGCCCCGACCGCTCCGCCCGCGTCCTGCGCGGCCTCGACCGCATGCACCGCCTGACGGGCGGGCACCGCGTCTTCACCCGCCGCACGCTCGCCCTCGCCCGCGCGGACGGCGCCCCGGCCCCGCGCGTCCTCGAACTCGGCGCGGGACACGGCGGCCTCGCACGCCGGCTGCTCGCCGCCGACCCGGCCGTACGGCTGACCGTCAGCGACATCGACCCCGCGACCGTCCGCGCGCTGCGCGAGGGACCCCTCGGACGGCATCCGCGGGCCGACGTCCTGCGCCTCGACGCCACGGCCATGGACGCGCCCGACGGCGGCTTCGACCTCGCCGTCTTCGCGCTGTCGCTCCACCACCTGCCGCCGCCCGCCGTCGTCCGGGTGCTGCGGGAGGGCACACGCGTCGCACGCCGCCTCCTGCTGATCGACGGCTGGCGCCACCCGGCGTACCTGGCCGCGGTGCCCCTGCTGTTCCTCACGGGCGGCCCGGCGCACGTCCACGACGGCGTCATCAGCTTCCGCAAGATGTACAGCCCGGCCGCGCTGCGGGAGATGGCAGGCCCGCGCGGCGCGGACGTACGACTGACGACGCGGTTCGTGCCGCCGGGCTACCTGGAGGCCGTCGCGACCGCCCGCCCGCGCGCCTGACCGCCGCCCAGCCCCCGTCAGTCCCCGGCGGGGGCGGCGCCCTCCTGCTCCTCCTCGATGCGCTGGTTCCACTCGCGCTTGGACGACTGCCAGCCGTCCTCGTCCTTCCCGAGCCGCCAGTAGCCCGAGATGGAGAGCTGCTCGCGCGTCAGACCGCGGTCGATCCGCAGCAGCCTCCGCAGCTCCTTCACGGCGTGCGCCTCACCGTGCACGAACACATGGGCGCGCCCCTCGGGGAACTCCAGCGCCGTCACGGCCTCCACCAGCGCCTCGCCGACGGGCCGCCCGCCCCGGTGCAGCCACACGATCCGCGCGTCGCCCGGCGAGTGCAGCTTCTGTTCCTCGTCGGGTCCCTCGACCTCGACGAGGACGTGCGCGGGCGCCTCGTCCGGCAGGGCCTCGAGGGCCGCCGCGATCGCCGGCAGGGCGCTCTCGTCACCGGCCAGCAGGTGCCAGTCGGCCTCGGGGTCGGGCCGGTACGCGCCGCCGGGACCCATGAACAGCAGCTCGTCGCCGGGCCGCGCCGCGTCGGCCCAGGGGCCGGCGATGCCGGACGTGCCGTGGTGCACGAAGTCGATCGTCAGCTCGCGCGCGGCCGCGTCCCAGGCGCGGACGGTGTAGGTGCGGGTGCGCGGCCACTGGTCGCGCGGCAGGGTCTCCCGGATCGCCGCCATGTCGAACGGCTCGGGGTAGACGGCCCCGGGGGCCGGGAACAGCAGCTTCACGTAGTGGTCGGTCCACTCGTCCGCGCGGAACTCGGCGAGGCCGTCGCCGCCCAGCACGACGCGGATCATGTGCGGCGTGAGGCGTTCGGTGCGCAGGACGCGCCCCCGGTGCGTGACCCTGCGGCGGGCGGGCGGTGCCGGACGGTCGTTCATGTGGTCCTCCGTACAGGCATGCGGCGGGCGCGGGGCGCGTCCCGGAGACGGGGGGCGTCCCCCACCTCATGTTAGGTATACCTTACTTGGCCGGTTCCGGCTGTTCCCGCTGCTCAGGCACGGGCCGGCGCGTCCCCGGCGGCCCGCACCGGCTCCGCACCGCCGCCCGACGCCACGACCCGTTCCTCGGCCAGGACGCGCCGCGCCTTCCGCCGCGTCACGAGGACCCCCGTCACCGCCAGCGCCCAGAACGGGTACTGCACGAGCCACGCCAGCCGGAACGCGTCGAACGTGTACCCGCCCGCCGCGTCCAGGACCACGCCCACCAGGAACAGCACCGCGAGCGACGCGCTGAACCCGCCGATGTTCACCATGCTCTGCGCCACCGCGAACGACCGCGGCGGGTTCGACGTCCGCGCGATGTCGAACCCGACCACCGAGCCGGGACCGCCAGCCGACAGCACGACCACGAGCACCACGAGCAGCCACAGCGGCGCGGGACCCGGCAGCGCCAGCACCGCCGTCCACGCGCTCGCCGCCGCGCCCGCCACCCCGAGCAGCAGCCACGACCGCCGCCGGGGACACCGCGTCGTCAGCACGCCGAGCACCGGCCCTATCCCCATCGCGCACACCACGAACAGCGTGAGCAGCGCGCTCGCCGCCCCGGACGAGAGGCCCTGCGCCGACACCAGGTACGGCACGCCCCACAGCAGCGAGAACACCGTCATCGGGAACTGCGTCACCATGTGCCCGAAGAAGCCGAGCCGTGTCCCCGGCCGCCGCCAGATGACCCGGAGCTGCCGCAGGATCTCCCGCGCGGAGACGGGGTCGCGCGCGGGCACCCGCGCGCCGGCCGGCGCGTCCCGCACCACCGCGACCGCCAGCACGCCGCCCAGCAGGCTCAGGGCCGCCGCCGACCCGAACGCCCCCGGCCAGCCCACGCCGTGCAGCAGCGCGAGGAACGGCATCGCCGACAGGATCTGCCCGGACTGCCCCAGGATCATCGTGATCTGCGTGATCAGCGGGACCCGCCGCGCCGGGAACCAGCGCGGCAGCAGCGCGAGCACCGCGACGAACGTCAGCGCGTCGCCCGCCCCGACGACCACCCGCCCCAGCACGGCCACCGGCACGCCCGGCGCCAGCGCCATCAGGAGCTGGCCGCACGCCGTGACGGTGCCGCTCACCGCCACGGTCCGCCGCGTCCCCCACCGGTCCACGATCAGCCCGGCCGGTATCTGCATCGTCAGGTAGACGATGACCTGCACGAACACGAAGACCGACAGGGCCGTGGGGGAGACGCCGAAGTGCTCGGACGCGTCGAGTCCCGTCGCGCCGAGCGACGTCCGCTGCATCACCGACAGCCCGTACGCCAGCACCCCGACCGCCCAGACGGCCCAGGCCCGCCGGCCTCCCGCCGGTGCGCCGCTGTCGGGGACGGCCGTGGGCGACGGCGAGGACATGCCACTCCTCGGGAGGATCGGGCGGATGCGGTACGACCATCGTAGAACCGTGCGGTCCGTCGGGGACGAGCGGGTTCAAGTCGCCGAAACCACCGCCAACGGGGTCGGACCGGGGCTCTTCTCTCCCGCGGAGTGGCGCCTGCCACAATGCCCCCGTGGAGCAGCGAGCATTCAGCAGATCGGGACAGCAGGTGTCCGTCGTCGGCCTCGGCACCTGGCAGCTCGGCGCCGACTGGGGACAGGTGGACGAGGACGACGCGCTCGCCGTCCTCGACGCGGCCGTCGCCTCGGGCGTCGCCTTCCTCGACACGGCCGACGTCTACGGCGACGGCCGCAGCGAGCGCCTCATCGCCCGCTACCGGGCCGCGCACCCCGACGCGCCCCTGCTGGTGGCCACCAAGATGGGCCGCCGCGTGGCGCAGGACCCGGCCAACTACCACCTCGACGCGTTCCGCGCCTGGACCGACCGCTCCCGCGCCAACCTGGCCGTGGACACCCTGGACCTGGTGCAGCTCCACTGCCCGCCCGGCGAGGTCATCGCCTCCGACGCGGTCTTCGACGCCCTCGACACGCTGGTCGCCGAGGGCCGCGTCGCCCGCTACGGCGTCAGCGTCGAGACCTGCGACCAGGCGCTCGCCGCGATCGCGCGCCCCGGCACCACCAGCATCCAGATCATCCTCAACCCGTTCCGCCTCAAGCCCGTCGAACGGGTGCTGCCCGCGGCCCGCGAGGCCGGCGTCGGCATCATCGCCCGCGTCCCCCTCGCCTCTGGCCTGCTCTCCGGCCGCTACACCGCCGACACCGTGTTCGCCGCCGACGACCACCGCACGTTCAACCGCCACGGTGAGGCGTTCGACCAGGGCGAGACGTTCTCCGGTGTCGACTGGGCGACCGGCATCGAGGCCGCGGCCGAGTTCGCCGCCCTCGCGCCGGCCGGTGCCACGCCCGCGCAGACGGCGCTGCGGTGGATCATCCAGCAGCCCGGCGTCACCACCGTCATCCCCGGCGCCCGTTCGCCCGAGCAGGCCCGGGCGAACGCGGCCGCCGCCGACCTGCCGCCCCTGCCCGCCGCCACGCTCGACGCCGTCACCGGTCTGTACGACCGGCGCATCCGCGAGCAGGTCCACCACCGCTGGTGACACCGCGCGTGCCCCGGCGGGCACGGCATGGCGGGATTCGCCCGCATGGCTATACGGTTTCCGTAGGTATGAGCGCATTGGCGGCGCGAGGCGTCCCGCGCCCCCGGGCGCGGTGAGAGGGAAGCACACGATGGACCGACCCGAAGGCGACATCGTCCCCGGGGCCGACACGGCCTCGGCGGTGGTGGACGCCCACGGCGTCGTCCGGGCCTGGAGCCCGGGCGCCGAGCGGCTCATCGGCCGGCCGGCCCGCGAGGTCGTCGACCGGCCCGCCGCGCCGCTGCTCGCCCAGGACGTGTCCGCGCTCGCCCGCCGCTGCCTCGCCGAACGGGCCGCCTGGCACGGCCGGGTCGCCCTGCGTCACGCGGACGGCCGTGCCGTCACCGCCCGACTGGTCGCCGCCCCCTCCGTCGACGGCGCCGGCGAGACGCGCTGGCTGCTGACCGCCTCGCCATGGCAGCGCGTCGAGGAGCACCTCCGCCTCCTCGAATGGGCCTTCGACCAGTCGGGCAACGCCCTCAGCGTCTACGACACCCAGGGCCGCATCCGCTGGACCAACGCCGTCTCCCTCGAACGCATGGGCGTGGACCGCGACGTGGCGATCGGGCGCGAGACCGAGGACCTGCTGAGCACGGGAGGGTCGGGTGTCGCGCCCGACGCCCCCTTCCTCACCAGCAGCCCGCACATCGCCGAGGCCATCCGCCGCGTGGCCGAGGTCGCCCGCGACGCCGGCCGGCGAGGCCGCCGCCAGCGGCTCGAGTTCAGCACCGCCGACGACCCCGCCACCCCCGAGAACATCACCTGGGCCGTCGACATCTCCCCGGTCCGCGCCCCGGACGGCGAGGTCCGCGGTGTCTTCGCCGCCTCATCGGACATCAGCGACCAGGTCGCAGCCCGCCGCCGCCTCGCCCTCCTCAAGGAGGCCGGCGACCGCCTCGGCAGCACCCTGGAGGTCACCCGCACGGCCCAGGAGCTCACCGACATCGTCGTGCCCGACCTCGCCGACTTCGCGAGCGTCGAACTGCTCCCGCAGGTCACCGGCGGCGGCGAGCCGCCACCGTCCCTCTCCCGCGGCGAGATCCGGCTGCGCCGCGTCGCCCACCAGTCCCTCACCGAGGGCATCCCCGAGGCCGTCGTCGCCCGCGGCGACACCTACGTCCACCGGGCCGACTCGACGACCGTCCGCTGCCTCACCGAGGGCCGCGCCATCATGGCCGACAGCAGCGACCCCGACTTCGACCGCTGGTCCGGCGAGGACCCCGAGCGCGACGCGATCACCGAACGGTTCGGCTTCCACTCCGCGATGATCGTGCCGCTGCGCGCCCGCGGCACGGTCCTCGGCACCGCCCTCTTCCTGCGCAACCGCGCCGCTCCCTTCGTGCGCGACGACCTCCTGCTGGCCGAGGAGCTGTGCGCCCGCGCCGCCGTCAGCATCGACAACGCCCGCCGGTACGCCCGCGAGCGCGGCACGGCCCTCGCCCTCCAGCGCAGCCTGCTGCCCCAGCGGCTCCAGGGCCACGCCGCCGTCCGCGTCGCGTCCCGCTACCGGCCGGCCGGCAGCCGCGCCGGCGGGGTCGGCGGCGACTGGTTCGACGTCGTCCCGCTGTCCGGCACCCGGGTCGCCCTCGTCATCGGCGACGTCGTCGGCCACGGGCTGCACGCCTCCGCCACCATGGGCCGGCTGCGCACCGCCGTCCGCACCCTCGCCGACGTGGACCTGCCGCCCGACGAGCTGCTCACCCACCTCGACGACCTCGTCTCCCACCTCGCCGAACAGGCCGGCGCCATCGACCCGGCCGCGAGCTCGGTCGGCGAGATCGGCGCGACCTGCCTGTACGCCATCTACGACCCGGTCTCCCGGCGCTGCGTCGTCGCCAGCGCGGGCCATCCGCCGCCCGTGATCGTCGCCCCGGACGGCACCCCCGTGCGCATCGACGTCACGCCCGGCCCGCCGCTCGGCGTCGGCGGCCTGCCGTTCGAGGCCAGCGAGGTCGAACTGCCCGAGGGCAGCCTCGTCGCCCTCGCCACCAACGGCCTCCTCACCCCCCGCGACCGCGCCTTCGACACCGGGCAGCACCTGCTGGAGGAGGTGCTCGCGGGGCCTTCCGAATCCCTGGAGGACGTCTGCGACGCGGTGATGAGCGCCCTGCTCCCCGACAAGCAGACCGACGACGCCGCCCTCCTGGTGGCCCGCACCCGCGCCCTCGACGCGGAACACGTCGCCACCCTCGATCTGGCCGCCGACCCGTCCGTCGTCGCCCGCGCCCGCAAGGCCGCCGCCGACCAGCTCGTCGCGTGGAACCTGCCCGACGCCGCGTTCATCACCGAACTCGTCGTCAGCGAACTCGTCACCAACGCCATCCGGCACGCCGCGCCCCCCATCCAGCTCCGCCTGATCCGCGGCGAGTCGTCCCTCATCTGCGAGGTCTCCGACAGCAGCAGCACCGCCCCCCACCTGCGGCGCGCCCGCACCTACGACGAGGGCGGCCGGGGTCTGCTGCTCGTCGCCCAGCTCACGCAGCAGTGGGGCACGCGCCAGACGGCCACGGGCAAGACGATCTGGGCGGAGCAGCAGCTCGGCGGCCCGGTCGGCTGACGCGCCCCGCGCGCACCCCGGCCCGCCACCGGACAGAACTTATGATGAGCGGCATGGCTGCCCGGCGATGTCCACGACTCCGGTGCATAGCGGCGTACCGCCCCCCGTACGCCCCGCACGCGCCGTCCCAGGAGTCGCACCCGCATGACCGCACACCGCTCCCCCCAACGCCGTGCCGCCCGGTTCGCGGCCGGTGCCGCCCTCGTCCTGCTCACGGCCTGCGGCGGCGGTGACGGCGCCCCCGCAGCCGACGCCACCCTCGACGCCGCCGGCGGCCCCGAGCCCCGGCACAACGCGGCCGACGCCGCGTTCCTCCGCGCGATGATCCCGCTGCACCGGGAGGCCGTGGAGCTGGCCGGGCTGGCCCCCGGCCGCGCCGCCACCACCGACGTGGACGACCTGGCGGGCAGGGTCGTCGCCACCCAGGAACCCGAGATCGCCACGATGACCGACTGGCTCGCCGACTGGGACGAACCCGCCCCCGACCCCGGCGCACCGGGCGACGACGCGGTCGACGAACTGAGCGCCACGGACGGCGAGGCGTTCGACGCCGCCTTCCTCACCCTCATGATCGACCGGCACGAGACGGCCGTGGACCTCGCCGGCACCGAACTGTCCGGGGGCGTCCACGAACCCGCCCGCGAGCTGGCCGAGGCCGTCATCACCACCAGGACCGCCGAGATCGGCGCGATGACCGCGCTGCTGAACGACATCACGGGCTGACGCCCGGCAGGCCGCGCGCGGCGGCGGCCCGGTCAGGCGCCAGGGAGGTCGCCCCGCGCCGCCTCGTCCTCGTACGTCTGCATCGTCCGCACGAACAGGGCGCGCTCCGCGGGCGTCAGCGGCTCGAACGCCTTGCGCCAGGCCGCGGAGCCGTTCGCGAGCCACCGCTCGATGGCCTCCCGCGTCGCCGGCTCCTCCGTGAGCGCGACGATGGCCCGCCGCCGGTCCGCCGGGTCGGCGCGCCGGTCCAGGACGCCCTGCCGGCTGAGGTCGCTCACCATGAGGCTCACCGTCGTCGGCGCGACCTCGAGGCGCTCCGCCAGCTCCCCGACCCCCATCGGCCCGTCGAACAGCAGATACGCCAGCAGCGACAGGTGGCGCGGCGCGAGCCGGGCCGACCGCAGCCGCTCCGGCAGCGGCGTCCGCTTCAGCCGCCCGATCACCCGCGGCATGTGCAGCAGCATCGCCCGCACCGCCTCGTCGGTGCCGAGACCCGCCCGCTCCCCGCCGTCCGCCGCCATTCCGTCACCTCTGCTCCGCGGGCGCGCCGCCCGCGCCCACCCGTCCGGTCACCGTACCCGAGGACCCGGTCCGTACCGGTTTCGCGGGCGGGGTCGTCCACCCGGGCGCGCACCGGTAGAGTCCCCGGCCATGGACGAGGACGCGCGCACCCTCCTGACAGCCGTGGTCATCGCCGCACTGGCCGCGCTGGCCGTGGGCTGGTTCCTGCGGGCACACCTGGCGGACCGGTCCCGCCGCCGCCTCCAGCGGTTCTTCGGCCTGCCCGACAACTCCGAGTGCCTGCTCGTCGTCGGCAGGGACACCGGCACGGACGGCTCGGTGGCGCGCGACGACGTCTTCGCCCTCATCGAACTCGCCGCCGTCATCAAGAACTGCGGGGCCAAGGCGCAACTGCTCTCCGGCGAGAGCGCGCGCCAGGGCTTCGGCGAACGCACCGAATTCTGCATCGGCGGCCCCATGACCAACCGCCGCATGGCCGCCCACCTCCACAGCCTGCTGCCCGGCGTCATGGTCAACACCGACAGTGAACCCGGCCCGGACCGCGGCGCGTTCCTGATAGGCAGTGAGCGGTACCGGCTGGAGAACGGCTCGGTCGAACACGTGCTGCTCGCCCGGCTGACGGCGGGCCAGGAGGGCCGCCCCGTGTTCCTCGCGTGCGGCCAGAAGTCGATCACGAGCCAGGCCGCCGCCCGCTACCTCGCGAAACACCACACCCGCCTGGCGCGCAAGCACGGCTCGGGCGGCAACTTCTGCCTTCTCCTGCGCGTCGTCAACTCACAGGCGTACGGCCCCGACGTGGTCGAACTCGTCGCCGACGTGACGCGCAGCGCGACCACCCCGGGCCCCAAACTCGCCAAATCCGCGGGAAACTGACCGAGCCGGAGCTGTGGCGGCAAGGATCTCAGAGGCGTACTACACGTGCCCTGCCCTGGGTGCGGAAGCCCAGCGCGTGCCGATAGATCTCAGGCATGCGATAGCGGCCGTCTGTGTCCCTGCTCAGGGCTCCCCATTGCCGGAGAGCATCCACATCGTCGGTCCCCAGCCCCAGATCAGCCGTCTCGAACGGCATCTTCACGGAGTCGGCGTAGGTCGCCATGTGCCGCAGCAGTCGTCCGAGACGGGGATTCTCCTGGCGGATCTCGTCCACCTTCGCCCGACTGCACTCACCCAGCGCCCGCCGCATGGCGGATGGGGTCAGCAATCTGTCCGACCAACGGCCGTCTCCGATCGATGCCGCGGCTGCCTCGCAGATGAACCGGACGACGTCACGGGCCTGGATCTGTCCGTTGAAGTCCGCGAGCGCCGCGGGAACCCAACGCTCCGTCCATGCCTCGCGTGACCGATCCGTACCCAGCTTCGCGCCCCATAGCGGGGTGAGCGCCTCGACGATCTCGTCATAGACCATGTCCGCGATCGGGGTTCTTGGTTCCGGCACCGCCTCGGAACCCGCCGCGACCCACAGGGCGAGACGCAGTGCGTCCTCGGTCTCCCAGCGCAGCTCGTAGGGGGAGTAGCGATCGAGGAACTGGCCGAGATTCTGCTTGATGGCCGCGCGCACCAGGTCCTGTCGAACGAAGACCACGAGACCGAAGCGGCGGTTCCGGAGCCGTCGCAGCCATGCCGGGACATCGATGAGCAGGGTCCGCAGGCAGACGCGCTTGGGTTCCGTATCCAGTGACTCCAGCCAATCCTCAAGGCCGTCCAGGACGAAGAGGCGCGCTGGGAGGTCCGAAGGGCCGTCCAGGCCCTTTCGCACGAGGAACTCCGTGGCCGGCTCACCCTTTTCGGCGCCCGCTGCCCAGGCGAGGGACTCCAGCCAGCGGGATCGCCAGAACTCCGGATCGTCGGCCCGTGCGTCACGGAGGGCGGCACTGAGGAGGTCCTTGATTCCCTCCGCCGTGGCTCCCCGTCCGTCGTGCGCCGCGCGATCGCGCAGATCCTGGGGGGACAGGGTGCCAGTCCTGGGTTCGGCGATATTGGCCGGGTCGAGCACCGGAACGATCGTGGCGGACCGCTCGACGTCCTGACCGTTCTCCCGTGCGAAAGTCTCCCAGGAACCGGCCGCGCACATCCGCATGAAGGAGAACGTTTTGCCGGAGCCTTTCGCGCCGGTGACGATCACCACGGGAAGATCGGTGCTGTGATCGGCGATGAGCCGACGCACCGGCTCGGTGGTGAGGAAGCCGAGCCCCTCGTCCATCCCGCGTCGCTCGGCAAAGACCAGACGGCCCGCCGCCTCCTGCAGCTGCCGTCGCCGCGCGTCCAGGGAGGACGGTTCTTCCGCGAGTGCCCCGGTGTCGAACTCGCGGCTCGGCGCGAACTCGGCCACCGTCTGCGGCAGGCCGCAGCGCCGGATCACGTCCACCACTGCGTCCCAGCCCTGCGGGAGCGCCAGCAGTTCCTCACGGAATGGACTCAGCGAGGGCTCCGTCAGTACCTGCTCATCGACCGCCAGATCGTCGGGAGCGGAGTCGTCGGCTTCGGCCAGGGCGATAGTGGAGGAGAGCGCTGCGGACAGGCTTCGCCGCGCCGCGTCCGCATGACCGTCATGGACGTCGAGCCGGTACTGGGTGATGATCGCACCGGGGGTAGGATCGGCTCCGGCGACAGCCGGGGACTGGGCACCCAACTGCCGGATCATCGCCTCGGTGCCCTGGAGGGACTGACTGCTGACCGTGGTGACGAAAACTCTCGTCACTCGTGGGTCGAGCAGCACGGGCGCCGCCAGTTCGGAGGCCCCGGCCCGCAGATCCATGACGACGGTGTCGGCATCGGCGGCGACGGCGAGCGCTGTGATGGCCTCGGTGAGGAAGTACGGGGACCGGTCCTCGGTCAGCAGATCGGCCGGACTGATGCGGGGCGGCCCGAGAGCCGTCCGCCGGCTCGCCGGCAGTACCGTCACGCGGCCTGTCCCCGGGTAGTGCGACACCCGTTGGTTGGGCAGGTAACCGGCGGCGATCTCGACCGCCTGCGTCGGATCACCATCCTGCGACGCATGCAGCAGAGCCAGCACATCCTCGTACGCGATGTCGCAGCGTCCACCCTGCGCCTGATACATCCACGTGATCCCGGGCGCCTCCAGATCGGCGTCGATCAGCAGCACGCGCTGCCCCTGGGAGGCGAGGAGATCGGCCAGTGCGACGGCATGCAGGGTCCGGCCCACGCCGCCCTTGAAGGAATGGAAGGCGATCAGTTGAGTGTTGTCCGCGAACTGCGCCGGTGCCGGGCGGGGGAGGACATCGGCGAGTGCGGAGGTGACACGCCGTGCACTGAGCCTCGGCCGGCGCGCAGCCACATCGATGGACTCCGCTTCGACGAGACGGATGGGCAGTCCATGGGGAAGGAGAGATGGTGGGCGGTCCAACGCCAGTTCGGGTTCCTCCGGGGAACCAGTGGTCGATCCGAGGCCGAACTGACCGTCGAGCCAGTCGCGCACCGTGTCGCTCCCGGTACCCGGCAGGACGGTGAGCTCCAGGCCGTCCCACCACGCGTCGGCTTCAAGCAGCCACCGGGGCCATTGGCCGTCGACGGCCGCGCCTGCCAGCCGGTCGTCCACGTCCACCCAGGTGAAGAGCTTGTCGGACATGGCGTTCATGCTCCCTTCCGGACGTTCCGAAGCAGCGACTTCAAGGCTTCCACCGCAGCCTTCTCATCTTCGGCGCGCAACTCCGCACCGTAACGCCATGCCTCGTGCAGTTGATGACCCTCGACGAGGGTGCCTGCCCTGTGCCGATGACAGCGCAGCGGGTCCCCATCCGGTGACGGAGCACGGAGGTTGAGTGCCTTGGCGAGGCGACGCAGATCATGCGTACGCAAATACGCGGGCAGCCCGGATGTGTCTCTGCGTTGCAGGATGCTGTGCAGTACCTCGGCCTTCAGGCCGCACTCCGCGGCGTAGAAGAACAGCAACCCACTGATCGCGCTCTCCCCTGCCTCCTCGGCCGCCCGGCCTTGCCTGGCGAGCCGTTCACGGCTCCGTCGCAGCTCGCTGACCCCCACGTCCACCACCGGACCAGGCTACTGGCTCGAGACTGGGGATCCGACCGGACGACGATGCTGTGCGGGCGGGGTCAGTCGCCGGCGATCTCCGCGTAAACCTGCGAGAGTTCGGGCGAGCCCGTGTCGGCCCAGTCCTGGCCGGCCGACACGACGTCGATCTCGCGGCCCGACGCCATCACCACGACCGGTCTGCCGTCAGGACCCGGCTCCCAGCGGGCGCCCGGCACCGTGCGCACCAGCACCGTGCCCAGGTAGAGCCCCGCGTCGTTGCCGAGCCAGGGGAGTTCCTCCGGGTCGTCGCGCCAGCGCGGCAGCAACTGGTCGAGCGCCTCCAGGGACACCGGCGTGTCCCCGAGGACCACGCCCTCGCGCTGCGCGCGGTCGCGCAGCAGCTCGCACTCGGAGAGCAGCTGAGCAACCCCTTCGGGGTCCGGCCAGGAAGCACGCACGGCCGTGGTGGTGGAGTGCTTGCGCCAGTTGTCCAGGAAAGGGATGTTCATGCCCCCAAGAATCCCATTCCCGCGCCCGCCCGCACCACAGGCACGCGTCACTACTTGTTCACAGTTCCGGTCATCTCACACGTCCAGATCGACGACGACCGGCGCGTGATCGGATGCGCCCTTCCCCTTCCGCTCCTCGCGGTCCACGTAGGCGTCGCTCACGGCCCCGGCGAACGCGGCGTTGCCGTAGACGAGATCGATGCGCATGCCCCGGTTCTTCGGGAAGCCGAGCTGCCGGTAGTCCCAGTAGGTGAACGGCCGGTCGTACTTCAGCGGGCGCGGCATCACGTCGGTCAGACCGGTGCCGCGCAGCGCCGCGAGGGCGGCGCGCTCCTCGGCCGTCACATGCGTGGCGCCCTCGAAGAGGGAGATGTCCCACACGTCGGCGTCCTCCGGGGCCACGTTGAAGTCGCCGAGGACCGCGA
Proteins encoded:
- a CDS encoding DUF305 domain-containing protein, encoding MTAHRSPQRRAARFAAGAALVLLTACGGGDGAPAADATLDAAGGPEPRHNAADAAFLRAMIPLHREAVELAGLAPGRAATTDVDDLAGRVVATQEPEIATMTDWLADWDEPAPDPGAPGDDAVDELSATDGEAFDAAFLTLMIDRHETAVDLAGTELSGGVHEPARELAEAVITTRTAEIGAMTALLNDITG
- a CDS encoding SpoIIE family protein phosphatase, with translation MDRPEGDIVPGADTASAVVDAHGVVRAWSPGAERLIGRPAREVVDRPAAPLLAQDVSALARRCLAERAAWHGRVALRHADGRAVTARLVAAPSVDGAGETRWLLTASPWQRVEEHLRLLEWAFDQSGNALSVYDTQGRIRWTNAVSLERMGVDRDVAIGRETEDLLSTGGSGVAPDAPFLTSSPHIAEAIRRVAEVARDAGRRGRRQRLEFSTADDPATPENITWAVDISPVRAPDGEVRGVFAASSDISDQVAARRRLALLKEAGDRLGSTLEVTRTAQELTDIVVPDLADFASVELLPQVTGGGEPPPSLSRGEIRLRRVAHQSLTEGIPEAVVARGDTYVHRADSTTVRCLTEGRAIMADSSDPDFDRWSGEDPERDAITERFGFHSAMIVPLRARGTVLGTALFLRNRAAPFVRDDLLLAEELCARAAVSIDNARRYARERGTALALQRSLLPQRLQGHAAVRVASRYRPAGSRAGGVGGDWFDVVPLSGTRVALVIGDVVGHGLHASATMGRLRTAVRTLADVDLPPDELLTHLDDLVSHLAEQAGAIDPAASSVGEIGATCLYAIYDPVSRRCVVASAGHPPPVIVAPDGTPVRIDVTPGPPLGVGGLPFEASEVELPEGSLVALATNGLLTPRDRAFDTGQHLLEEVLAGPSESLEDVCDAVMSALLPDKQTDDAALLVARTRALDAEHVATLDLAADPSVVARARKAAADQLVAWNLPDAAFITELVVSELVTNAIRHAAPPIQLRLIRGESSLICEVSDSSSTAPHLRRARTYDEGGRGLLLVAQLTQQWGTRQTATGKTIWAEQQLGGPVG
- a CDS encoding AAA family ATPase; amino-acid sequence: MSDKLFTWVDVDDRLAGAAVDGQWPRWLLEADAWWDGLELTVLPGTGSDTVRDWLDGQFGLGSTTGSPEEPELALDRPPSLLPHGLPIRLVEAESIDVAARRPRLSARRVTSALADVLPRPAPAQFADNTQLIAFHSFKGGVGRTLHAVALADLLASQGQRVLLIDADLEAPGITWMYQAQGGRCDIAYEDVLALLHASQDGDPTQAVEIAAGYLPNQRVSHYPGTGRVTVLPASRRTALGPPRISPADLLTEDRSPYFLTEAITALAVAADADTVVMDLRAGASELAAPVLLDPRVTRVFVTTVSSQSLQGTEAMIRQLGAQSPAVAGADPTPGAIITQYRLDVHDGHADAARRSLSAALSSTIALAEADDSAPDDLAVDEQVLTEPSLSPFREELLALPQGWDAVVDVIRRCGLPQTVAEFAPSREFDTGALAEEPSSLDARRRQLQEAAGRLVFAERRGMDEGLGFLTTEPVRRLIADHSTDLPVVIVTGAKGSGKTFSFMRMCAAGSWETFARENGQDVERSATIVPVLDPANIAEPRTGTLSPQDLRDRAAHDGRGATAEGIKDLLSAALRDARADDPEFWRSRWLESLAWAAGAEKGEPATEFLVRKGLDGPSDLPARLFVLDGLEDWLESLDTEPKRVCLRTLLIDVPAWLRRLRNRRFGLVVFVRQDLVRAAIKQNLGQFLDRYSPYELRWETEDALRLALWVAAGSEAVPEPRTPIADMVYDEIVEALTPLWGAKLGTDRSREAWTERWVPAALADFNGQIQARDVVRFICEAAAASIGDGRWSDRLLTPSAMRRALGECSRAKVDEIRQENPRLGRLLRHMATYADSVKMPFETADLGLGTDDVDALRQWGALSRDTDGRYRMPEIYRHALGFRTQGRARVVRL
- a CDS encoding MarR family winged helix-turn-helix transcriptional regulator — encoded protein: MAADGGERAGLGTDEAVRAMLLHMPRVIGRLKRTPLPERLRSARLAPRHLSLLAYLLFDGPMGVGELAERLEVAPTTVSLMVSDLSRQGVLDRRADPADRRRAIVALTEEPATREAIERWLANGSAAWRKAFEPLTPAERALFVRTMQTYEDEAARGDLPGA